Part of the Candidatus Nitrospira nitrificans genome is shown below.
ATACGAGATATTGTCCCTGAGAGATGAACCCTTGTCAACCGATTGACCGTGTCTTTCACGGTAGAGCCAAAAATTTTCTAGAGTGTCACGTGCGCGACAAACAAATCATGGTATAGTTCACGCATGATAGTCCCCATGTGCTCAATCCTCTTACAGAAAGGGAACCCCCCTCTATGAGTACCTCGGCTAGTTCCGAGTCCACAATCTTACCATCCAACGCCCCTGCGGCTGCTGCCCGACCTGTCCAAGACATGGTGGGAAGCGGCAAGGCATGGGGGCTCTGCACTGCTGTTGACCTTCACGATTGCAATCCCCAACTGATCCGAGATGCGGAATATATCAAGCGCTACGTCGTGGAGCTGTGTGACCTCATCGACATGAAGCGCTTTGGTGAATGTCAGGTCGTCGATTTTGGCGAAGGGCCCGTGGCCGGCTACTCCATGGTGCAGTTGATCTCCACCTCATTGATCAGCGGTCATTTTGCCAATGAAACCAATCACGCCTACCTCGATATTTTCAGCTGCAAGGGGTACGACCCCGCGGTGGTCGAGTCGTTTTCAAAGGAGTTTTTCGGAGCCAGTCGTAGTGTTGCGACTGCCACACTCCGGTACTAACCCCTTCTTTTATATTGACCGTGCTTCGGGGGCGTGAGCATAGCGCCCCCGAAAACTTTAACCATCCGTTGCCATGGTATTGTCTTAACATGAAAGCCACGACTGTCAGAGAGGTGTTCGACTCCCTCCCGTCAAAACTTGATAAGGATGCCGCTGAGGATGTTGAGGCCGTCTACCAGTTTGACCTCCGTGGAAAGCAAGGCGGTCAGTACCATCTGCTGGTGCACAATGGAATCTGCGTCGTGAAGGATGGAACTCATGCCGATCCGCATGTAACTCTTTCGATGACCGGAGAGGATTGCATCGGGGTTCTGAACGGACATCTCAGCGGAATGACGATGGCGATGTCGGGGCGTTTGCAGATTACCGGGGATATCGGACTGGCCATGCAGCTGAAGTCCTTGTTTCCAAACATTGTCGAGCGTTGACGGAGGCTATTCCGGAACCGAGGTGGCGCCAAGGACCGCTCCCTTCTGATCGTTCGCCGCGTCTTCGAGTCTTCTTGGGAAATATTCCTCCAACATCAGATACAT
Proteins encoded:
- the speD gene encoding S-adenosylmethionine decarboxylase, yielding MVGSGKAWGLCTAVDLHDCNPQLIRDAEYIKRYVVELCDLIDMKRFGECQVVDFGEGPVAGYSMVQLISTSLISGHFANETNHAYLDIFSCKGYDPAVVESFSKEFFGASRSVATATLRY
- a CDS encoding SCP2 sterol-binding domain-containing protein, with the protein product MKATTVREVFDSLPSKLDKDAAEDVEAVYQFDLRGKQGGQYHLLVHNGICVVKDGTHADPHVTLSMTGEDCIGVLNGHLSGMTMAMSGRLQITGDIGLAMQLKSLFPNIVER